Proteins co-encoded in one Malus domestica chromosome 09, GDT2T_hap1 genomic window:
- the LOC103444249 gene encoding putative ALA-interacting subunit 4 yields the protein MDAKDGASDLTSSTKKKSRRPKYSQFTQQELPACKPILTPAWVILIFVAIGIVFLPIGFASLFASEHVVEIVDHYDKDCVPPNYVDNKLAYIQSSKTNKTCIRRVTIPKQMKSPVYIYYQLDHFYQNHRRYVKSRSDGQLRSKSNEKKTDTCAPERYTANGAIVPCGLVAWSLFNDTYKFSVNNKQLGVSKKDITWKSDPKKKFGSDVYPKNFQSGGLIGGAKLNSSIPLSEQEDLMVWMRTSALPTFRKLYGKIEADLEADDVVTVTIENNYNTYIFGGNKKLVLSTASWIGGKNCLLGIAYLTVGGLCLFLAISFLLLYLFKPRPLGDTSYLSWNKGGPGGHIY from the exons ATGGATGCAAAAGATGGAGCCTCGGATTTAACTTCCTCTACCAAAAAGAAGTCCAGAAGACCCAAAT ATTCCCAGTTCACACAGCAAGAGCTTCCAGCTTGCAAACCAATTTTAACACCAGCATGG GTCATACTAATATTTGTTGCAATCGGCATTGTCTTTTTACCAATTGGATTTGCTTCCTTATTTGCATCAGAGCAT GTGGTGGAAATCGTCGACCACTATGATAAAGATTGCGTTCCTCCTAATTATGTGGATAATAAGCTTGCATATATTCAGAGTAGTAAAACTAACAAGACATGTATTAGGAGAGTGACT ATTCCAAAACAAATGAAATCTCCCGTTTACATTTACTACCAGCTTGATCACTTCTATCAGAATCATCGCCG ATATGTTAAAAGTAGAAGTGACGGTCAGTTGCGGAGCAAGTCCaatgaaaagaaaacagataCATGTGCTCCTGAACGTTATACAGCAAATGGTGCAATTGTTCCGTGTGGTCTAGTTGCATGGAGTTTGTTTAACGACACATACAAGTTTTCAGTGAATAACAAACAACTAGGGGTCAGCAAAAAGGACATCACATGGAAAAGTGaccctaaaaaaaaatttggctcGGACGTCTATCCTAAGAATTTTCAGAGCGGAGGTTTGATTGGAGGAGCAAAACTGAATTCTAGCATACCT CTGAGTGAACAAGAAGATCTTATGGTTTGGATGCGAACTTCAGCACTGCCAACTTTCAGAAAACTATATGGGAAAATAGAAGCGGACCTTGAAGCCGATGACGTAGTAACTGTGACAATAGAGAATAATTATAACACCTACATCTTTGGTGGCAATAAGAAGCTGGTACTTTCAACCGCAAGTTGGATTGGCGGAAAGAATTGTCTACTGGGCATAGCATACCTTACTGTTGGTGGACTGTGTTTGTTCTTGGCTATAAGCTTCTTACTTCTTTATCTCTTCAAGCCAAG GCCTCTTGGGGATACATCGTACTTGTCTTGGAACAAAGGTGGACCAGGAGGACACATATACTAG